Proteins co-encoded in one Rhizobium lusitanum genomic window:
- a CDS encoding WGR domain-containing protein: protein MSPQPYRLHIQRIDPARNMARFYEISLEPTLFGETSLVRIWGRLGTRGQRRIDVFSSEKRAVEAFLELLRQKRAKGYRPGRDTFTFDSRLTQSEEAS, encoded by the coding sequence ATGAGCCCGCAACCTTATCGACTTCACATTCAGCGCATCGACCCCGCCAGGAACATGGCGCGCTTCTATGAGATCTCGCTCGAGCCGACGCTATTTGGCGAGACTTCGCTGGTGCGGATATGGGGGCGGCTAGGCACCAGGGGACAACGACGTATAGACGTATTTTCGAGCGAAAAACGAGCTGTAGAAGCGTTCCTGGAACTTCTACGGCAAAAGCGAGCAAAGGGTTACAGGCCCGGCCGTGATACCTTCACCTTCGACAGCCGACTTACCCAATCGGAGGAGGCTTCCTGA